The Nematostella vectensis chromosome 6, jaNemVect1.1, whole genome shotgun sequence region TTTATACACTTTTTGATTTCAGGGGTATTCTCACAATCGATTGGAAATTGGGTGTTTTTCTTGTGAAAGCGTATTTACAATCAGATTATAATGTATTTTCTATTTGAAAGGTAGGCCAGTAATTAAAGTGCTTATCAATTCAAACAGTATTCATATAGTGGTGTTGTTAGTTCAATGAAAGGTGAAGAATAGTGGTGTTGGTAGTTCAATGAAAGGTGAAGAGCATCATGTTTTGTGATTAGCGTGCTGTCAGAGAACGAAAGTTAAAGGTTTGCGCCCTTGCGCGCCACAATGTTATTGTAAACACGCTGTGTATGTTGTCAATGTGTATTACGCGCAGCTCTAAATGACTCGAATGCGATAACACTAAACCCCACACGCCTACGGAAAGACAAGATAGTTACATGAGTTGCAATTCCCTATTAAGCCCTTAAGCCCCGCCCCTCGACAGAATGTGTTGGATTCTCAACCGCTCAACCAAAACAAACAACTAGAGTCGCTCGTAACACAAAGTGCTCAATGCGTCATGAAGAAAAGAGGGTATTTTATTAAGAGAATCGGCACGTTGGAGAGAGGTGAGATCTTTCGCGAGGACAATTTAATGGTATTTGAGATCCATTTAGGAAATTGATCTATTGACAAAAGGCTTCCTTTATGTAGGTGCTTATCGATCTAGATTGTTATAATTGCTTCGTACACCCGGGGGATAAATTGTCTGCCATAAATGCCTAAATCAGATTAAATTCTTGTTCAGATAAACCAGACCACCTCGGGAGAGGGATATCAAGGCCTCAAGCAGACGGGAAACAGTGGCGACTGAACGCTGAGTGTAAGTGACAAAAAGCGGCTAATAGTTTGGATACATAGTTGTTCGTTCTAGAAGAAACATACTATGTATCAAACAGGACAAAAATATAATGGGGATAGTCTATGAGtaccacaggaaaaaaaatataatgggGATAATCTATGAGTACCACAGGACAAGAATATAATGGGGATAACTTTACCGCTTATTAAAGAGGACATCACTCACTGGTAACTTTGATGTCTTCTTTGTTGAATAAAGACATACATCTCATTTTTAAGAATACTTTATCTGTTTAATGCACTTTTGTGAAGCAAAATGCTGAAGATGGAAAATTTCCGATATATATGCCATGTCGTTagatacaaatacaaaaaagcTAAAGTGAAAACTGCGTCGGATCGTATTTTGCtacatgaaaaataaaacatgttCGCCGGCACTTTAAGTAGGTAGGAATGGGTAAACAACAATTTGTTTTAACAGAACAACAAATTAAGAGCGGAGGCATTTTGTGCTATTTCTAGACCAGCAGATGTTGTCTCGttgagaaattaaaaaaaagatgtatTATTTATGGTAACTTTCTAATTTTATGGTTTTTGGTAAGTTTCAAATTTGATAAACGCGTTCAGTGGATTCTGTGGGCATGGGTTTAGCTGTTGTAAAAGGAGTATCGTTTAAGCCCGTTTCTTCGCTTGGCGTGCATTAGTTTTGACATGCGATGgttgcatttgtttgtttagcTTAAGTAAAAACCTATAGAACTCTTCAAAAGTCCAAATACCAAACCCATAACAGGAAATTTGATCATTTCAACTGAAAAAGAGCAAAGACAGTCTTTAAACATGAAGACTTTAGTGAGCGTTTGCGTTCACATCTAATCCTAAAGGTTCAGTATTAGTGGCGTTACTGACACTGTAAATAGTGGCTTTCATAGCTTGAGCTATCACATTCGGTACCACTTATCTAATAACATGACACACCCTTCGATAAACCGCTAATCTGCTCATTACActgaattatttaaaaaagacgAACCCATTatccaaaaaaaatacccgCGTAGTGGGTTTTGGTTGGGTATATATGGCATAAGTGCATTTGCAATAGAAATTTTCCTATCATTATGTTTCTTCCGACCATTGATTACCCTGATACCCCAAAACACCGGTTAGGCTTTGTTATCATGGTGATGCCACGCCATCCGACGTGAGGTACATTGCACAAGTACAACTAGAAGCTACACAGAACGCGGCTTAACTTGCACCTGATATAACCCAGATCGGATGTGGGATACTAGAAGTAAATGCGGCTAAAGTAGTCAGAAATGAAGCCTGAAAGCGAGGCAATGATTGACAGAGTGTCCCTCAATTCACCGTGAGATCAAGTAAAGACGGGAACGCAAGAGAAACGTGCGAAGGATTTACTTGTCCTCTCTGATAACAGTGAGCGCTTGCTGTGAGCGCCGTGAGCGAGGAAATAGAAATATGGGCGTGCTGAGAGCTATTTCTGATAGCGTAGTAGCAATGGAAATAGGCATCACAGGTGCTGGAGAAAGTCAAATATAGCACCGAGATCCCCGCGAGTTTGCATTACAGTTAAGATACGAGTGCGGTCGAGACGAGTGAGGGCGAGACGGTGTAAGAAAACCCACATGCAAAACAGCCTCGGGTAGGTCTCTAAGTGCAAGAGGATATCAAAGCGACCAACTAATGACGGTATAACCAAAGAACAATATCGAGTAgcttagaaataaaaaagcacaGCTTAAATTCCATTTTCAATATCCAAGTAAAAGTAAACCTATAGTTAAGCGTTTTGTTGTCAGATCTTCATGACAATGACTTCAGATTGCTAGTGATCTCAATGTTTTCCATGGCCGTGATTTTCTGTCTTTTCCCTGGTATTTCGCTATTTGTATCCGCTTGGTAAGGACTGTAGGCCGATAATCGGATCCCCAAGCGCCACCAGTATAATCTTGTTAattggatgtaaggttgaaaaaACTTCTCAATGCGTGCTGAACCAGTATCATAACAAGCGTCATAACAATAGTACCGCCGTTAATTGATCTTATGGCTTTATTCTTTTTCTGGATAGAAATATACATAAGTCATCTTAGAAAGAGATAAAGTCCTAAAAAACTTACGGGATCGCGTAGGCTTTAGAGTTGGAAACTAAAAGAACtaaataatattaaattaTAACATTATCTGTTGAAACGAAATTCGttaaataatcaaataattagTTCATGATTATTTCATGATTTTTAACATCGATTTGGTTTTCCACAAATTATTCCAATACTCTCTAATTAAACTATTTTTCGTCTGAAGTGATTTGGTGATGAGTTGGCAAGTACAGAGGAAATTGTATAAACGTTTCGAAAGATCGAATTTTCAACCAGCTTGACATCGAATGGGGGTACTAATTGTCCCCCCACGACGAAAATCGAAAGAGCGTACAGATAATACTGTTTTATGAGACGCCACGCCGGGGTGAGAAAAAAGGACCTTTACGTCAGAAGGAAACAAATCCGCACAAAACGAACAATCAATTGTCTCTTTCTCTTTGAGCTGAATATACCCGTTCACAAGGCCTTAGTGCTAGGATGATTCGTAATGCAGTCTATTATTGCGACGTATCTAAGCCAGACGATCACAAATGCGCATATATCTTTCTGTCTACAAATATTAGGAGCTGTTTTAGTCGGCTGTTTTGCTCATTTCACGATTTTCCAGCATCTTATAAAAGGTACCAAAAGAAACACGATTCCTCGAAAAGCCTGTGGCCCTGTCCGCTGAAAAAAGATGACATTTCGCGGAGGAAAAACGTGGACGTAATATAATCTTCAACTTCTAACCTGTAGCTAGCGAGTACTGTAAGCATCACAGGCGTGGCTCTTAGCCAGTTTTTAGTAAATTGAAATGTAAGCCCTAGCAGTACTCAGTATAACAACATTTCACTTATGAAGATAACAAGCTAAGAACTCTAATTGTAGCCATATTGAATTGTGTAGAGTAGCATAGCATATTGGGTTTCAAGACGGCTACTTTAAGTATCCAGTAAGCAAGATTTTATTGTTTGAAAACTCATAACCCGGTAGGTTAGGCTCAAGTTGGGAACCGAGTTTTTAATATCTCATGAATCATCTTTACATCCTACAGCGTAAATTTTTACATTTCTGTAACTCCACCTCTTTATCAAACATTTTCTGTCGTGCCTGTTTCCCCGACACCCATTAGCGCCAGTTTTTTTAGTTACTTAGATAAATACCGATTATTTCACATTCCGCCAACTTTTCTTATATGTTGTTCCCTTTATAGCCGAAAGCAGGACTGCAAAGATCAAATAAAGACATTCATTGAGGATCAATTCAAGGGTTCTGTGAGGGCCAATATAAGGCCACGTATCCTGGCGCCATGATGAACACTAGTGCCAACTTGACGACGGGGATGCACGGGCTAACAACGATAAGCACGACTCCCGAAAACCTCGTGGCCGCCGTGTTCGTGGCTATTCTGATGTTCTTCACACTTTTCGGAAACATCATCGTCATCTCTTGCTTCTACACCTTCCAAGATTTGCGTACGATTTGTAATTACTTCGTGGTGAGCCTTAGCGTGGCGGACATTCTCGTGGCGCTGGTTGCTATGCCATTCTGGCTGCACGTTCAAGTCATGAACAATATGTGGACTCTGAGCAGAACCTTACGCCGGTTCTGGGACTGTATTGACATCCTTTGCGGCACTGCGTCCATCATGAACCTCACTGCAGTAAGCATCGACAGAATGCTAGCCATAGCAGTGCCGTTCCGCTACCCGCACATCTTGACCCCTAAGCGCGCAGTGGCGTTGATCATCTGCGTCTGGGGGTACGCCATGTCAGTGGGTGGGGCAAGGGTAACTGACTGGCCCGGTCGCAGCTTTCTGTACTTCGTATCGGTTGTCTGCTTCTTCTTTCCACTaaccattgtcatcatcatgtACATCGTGATCTTCGTTGTTGTGAGAATACAAGTCAAACGGATAGGCAAAAATAGCATCGTGCGAGCAAGCGAGATGAAGGCGGCCAAAACCATCGCGGTTGTCATCGGGGGCTTTCTCATTTGCTGGCTTCCCTTCTTCACCATGGTGCTTGGGTATGCGTACGACCCCTCGTTTGATCCGCCCTTTGCATTGTTCAATGTAATCAAATGGTTGGAGTACTTCAACTCTTGCCTGAACCCTTTAATCTACGCGTGCATGAATCGCCTGTACCGCAGGGCTTTTCGGAGACTCTTTAAAAGGTGTTACCTCAGGTTGTCCAACCGAGCGGGGGCTTCAAATGTGCTTCAGTACCTTAGTCAAGGACCGCGCGGCTCTTTGCTCACGACTACTGTCTATGATACCAACAGTGGACCGCAAGAACGAACTAAAGTATAGCGCGCGTGGGTCTTTGCTCGCGACTACTGTCTATGATACCATTAGTGGACCGCAAGAACGAACTAAATTATTGTCCGCGTGGGTCTGCTCACGACTACTATCTATGATACAATTAGTGAACCGCAAGAACATACTAAAGCACAGCCCGCGTGGGTCTTTGCTCACAGTTACTGTGTGTGATGCCAACAGTTAACTACAAGCATGAACTTTAAGACATGTTCCGCACGGAACGCGACGCCGCGAATATCAGCGCACGCATAATCTCCCTTCGAACACGCCCTGGACTCTGGCCTGACTCACTACTGAGAAGCGAAAGCATTGAGTGTGTGCAGGAAGTGTGAAAGCGCGACTCTTTGATTAAAGGCAAACTATCCAAAACCTGACACTTATTGGTTTCCCTTAATTTCGCGTTATTTTCTACTAAATAAAATGCCGGTGGGAACAGTTGTAAGGCGTTTGGGGGTTCGAGCGAATGCTTGGTATCATTAGATATATGCCTGATCGATCACAGTAAGACTGCTGCTCACTGATAATCGTGAATAAAGCTATCGAACATGGGAAGAAAGGAAGTGCACTGACGGTTTCCGTTTGTCTTTGTTTGAAAATTATACGAACAGAGCAAAGTGGTTGGATAGCCAAATCGAAACGTTGGGGTATGCCACGGCCGACGACGGCACAAAGCTAATTGAATGGAGAACTAAATGGCAGCGCGTAAAAATGCACTCTCGGGACAATTTGATAGACGCCGAAAACATAACACATGATTCTAGTGTTTTATTGAGGACCTTACGCCTAAAAAGACCGCATTCCTTTTTTTGTCTCAGACGGGAGGGGAGCCATGAGAGATCGGCTCATCCCAAAGTCGtgattttctctttttgtcCCCTACAAAAGTCTCAGATGTTATAAGTGTATACTCCCACTCCAAATGAGGTTGCTCTCCGAAAAGCAATGTGTTGTAACCCGCAATGGTTCATGGGTATCGAATAAACATGTATCATTATTTATATACCTGTAAATATTGGCATGGTTTTCAGGAAAAAGGATTCAACCATTTTAACGATACCCAGAAACATCTTCGGGCTACGGCACAAGGAGTGTATCACGTTAGTTTCATGGTGCCATTTTCACCCAAGTCTCAAGTTGgagatttttttttgaaatcaCAAAAAAACGAATTTAAGTACGCGTAAAAATTAATCATAAGGTAACCCTAGGATTTCTTATACTTATCGGTTGAGGGAAATTGCGTGTAAATTGTAAATATAACTGCTGTTCATGTACACAATTCCACAAAAAAAGAAGTTCTTTAAATAGGATAGACTAGTTGGCTTCTGAATACAATGTCAAGGTTGAGCAAAGTCTTATCGAAACGTGCGGTAAGTACTGTTTGAGCTTGTCAAAGTAACTCGCAACGCGTCTTTAAACGAACGAGAactgttaaaataataaaacttgaAGAGGAAACTTTTGCAGTTTATTGAAGAAGACGCGCCACTTCTCTGCCGGAGGGGAGCACTCGGcatggaaacctacctcaacaaccggcatgcagcgcgcgTTTCGTTTTTGCAAGATTTAAAAACGCGCGATGCATTCTAGTAGCTGAGTTAGAATTCTATAGAAATGTGCGCGCAATGTTATACTGTAGCTGGAACAACCTTTTTAGAGAATATAgattcaatttttttagaaatagtGGCAAAACACATATTTTTTCCCTTATTAGGACTTTTACATCTTTGTTGACAAGATCTCTAACAAAACTTAGAAAATAATCACTGTCACTCTACCAAACAGCGCCCTCCATTTTAACCATCTAAATATCATAGTAATTAAGGGGTCAAGCGGCGAGGGTATTGAACAATAGGGAATTAGTGGGGGATGTAGTTAGTAATTAGTGGGGGATGTAGTTAGTAATTAGTGGGGGATGTAGTTAGTAATTAGTGGGGGATGTAGTTAGTAATTAGTGGGGAATGTAGATAGTAATTAGTGGGGAATGTAGATAGTAATTAGTGGGGAATGTAGTTAGTAATTAGTGGGGAATGTAGTTAGTAATTAGTGGGGGATGTAGTTAGTAATTAGTGGGGGATGTAGTTAGTAATTAGTGGCTATCTACTGGGTGCTTAGTATTCACTGTTGCACCTTAATTCCGATTGATTTCCAGgaggaaaacaatgaaaacaaagttgcAATTTAGGGAATACTAATCACTAAGTAGACGACTACAAATTACTAACTACGAACCTCACTCAAATGTTCCTGTTATTCAAAATCCTCCAATACTTCACATCCTAGAGAAAAGAGGACAAAAATATAATGTCAATTGTGTTTACTAATATCAAAGTTATTCccaaatatttcaatatagCTCAGCGAtggaaacaaaaaaacaacatgtGAAGACCACGGTTTATCTTTTTCTTCTCGTGTCTGCAGAGCTAACTTTTTCGTGTTTTGACGGGGGAATCGTTTTCGCATTCTCttttcttacttttttttcgcCGAATGGCTTTTAAAACCGCATGCTTTCTTTTTCGGGGAATCAAGCGCATCTCGTGTTATGGGAAAACGAGCGTAGACACGCTAGATTAGGTGGATGAGCAAATAGAACTTTTCACTTCGCATTAAAATAAGTTTATTAAGCATCTATATTACAATGTTGTCTGAAAATATTCAGCAAATATAGCTATCGTCCTGTCATCACACGTACAAGGTAGAGAACTCCCTATCGGATTGCACACAGCAAGgagaaacaataaataaaaacaagcgTGAAAATACAGAAATACAGTGATAGTCTTGTACAAATCTTATATATACATCCATTTATGAATACAATTGCTGTCAGTCCAAACAGCGAATGTCAAAAGGGTAGTTCTAGGGCCGAAAGGTGCTCATGGGTGCGGTAGTTCTAGGGCCGAAAGGTGCTTATGGATACTGATTCTTCCAATATAGTATATCGATACCCGTGATACCTTTCGGACATAGCACTTACATTCACATACGGGCTTTTGCCATGATAATTCCATTGAGCTATTTGTATCTACTGAACATGTTTATATaaatctatttaaaaaaatgttacagTGCAAATGGCATTTCTACGACTGACAGCCGCTTAATATTGTATTGATACCTATCCAATGATTAATCCACATTTTGATGTAATCTGTAGAGATATGACGTGGGACAATTTTTGTTAtcaactgccatttgccattaaCACagagtttttatttaaatagatGTATAACAGTGGTAAAGACAAATAGGATCTTCCTGGAAGCTGCCAGAGAAAGACCAAGCTTTCCTTGGACTTACAACTCGAATTCTATGGGTAATCTACATACAGTATTATATTAAAGCCCAGCTTTCCTTGGACTTACAACTCGAATTCTATGGGTAACCTACATATTATTAAAGCCCAGCTTTCCTTGGACTTACAACTCGAATTCTATTGGTAATCTACGTATTATTAAAGTCCAGCTTCTCCAAACATAATAAAGCATAAATTAATTCGGTATCAAATTTATATTAAATCGATAATTTATATCTAACGAAAAAGTTCCTCAAGGCGATCGAAATGTTTATACATATCCATGCAGGTTTTATTAATAGTCTGAAGACCCCAATCTTTAATATTTCAATCAATATAAATCACATGCACATAATGTTATcagcaaaaaaataagaataaacatTATAAGCATCACGTTAGAGGGCGAAATGAGTTGCCTTGGTAGAGAAAAAAGGGGAGGAAAAACAGAGTTTGATGGGCTAAATTCTGAGAATCCTCTCTGTATCGGCTAAGTTGTGCTCCGAGTTTGTATGCGTCCTCCCAGTCAAGTAAAAGTGGGTGATTTAAGCGACTACGAACACGGCACGTGAACTGACGCGTTTTCCGAAACGTTCCCGAATTAAGCCTAACACATGAGAGGATCATAGAATCTATAAACATGCTATAAGCCTCATCGTGGATCCTAGACTAGATCCTATGGGTACACCAACCCATGAAGAACAAGTCTAAGATTTGGTGATGGTTCCAATGTGTTTATTCCATTCACTTTCATGTACAAAGTTAACTTTAGTATTGTTTCCAAATTTGCTTTTCCGCTTTTTTgcgcattttttttagatacaCAGGTCAGGTTTTTATACTAAATCAGCTCATAATATTATTTCCCTATATTGCTTCCTACTTTCATCACGCACAGGTATAAATTACCTCCTTGGATTAAGAGTGTGCTCATTTCAAGATAGGCAAGAAGACAGGCATTATCTGTAGTTGAGTCCCGGGCGGAATGACTTCTTTCCTTGGCCTTCAGACCATGACTTGGATCGCTTAGAGAACAGCTTCAAATCATTCGAGTAGTTTTCGTCAAGCATGAGGACGTAATTCTGTGGCTCGCAATGTTCCTGAAACATGAcgcatttcttattttatacttctctcttttatcttttattaaaTTAATTGCCACTTGTAAGCCAATCAGGCAATGCTAACATAAACGTGCGAGCCCCAAACAGCAAACAGACAAGAACGGGCCTGTTCGCGAATAGTCGGGGCACAGACCCTTTGACGGAGCCTGGGGATGCAGCTCGCAGAGCGTAGCACTGCGTCTCTCGTTGCATGGTTCCGGTATGGATTCCCGGTGAGATAGTTGGATCTATCCTTTGCTACGAGGGCTCTTAGGGCTTTCCCCCTCCGAAAAACAAGTAATTCCAAACTTTAGCCTTGTTAGGCGGTCAGACACCAGAACTATGGTGGCTGGCTGAGGCGTTGTAAGGCATCGTACGCCTATTGAATCGACCGCATTGCATCTACGCTCTTGGAATTATTAACATCCCAACTTCGACAAGTCTATTTAGCTCCCAAAGTTTCGCTCTATTTATCATATAAAACagtcttttattttaattaaaggTGAGTAGTAAAAAAAGTAGGAGCACCTCTCAGGGCCAAGCTATCAGAAGCTTGAACCACATTGGATTGGTGCACCACAGAAAAtaggaaacaaaaaaaaaaaaaacgaaaataaaatagaGTGTTGAAGGACTACATAAGTTGTACCAATATGCAAGTGTTGACGGACCACATAAGTTGTACCAACCCTTGCAAGTGTTGACGGACCACATAAGTTGTACCAACGCTTGCAAGTGATGAAGGACTACATACTGTAAGTTGTACCAACCTTACAAGTGATGAAGGACTACATAAGCTGTACCAACCTTGCAAGTGTTGAAGGGCTGTTGTACTAACCTTGCAAGTGTTGAAGAAGTTCTTGTACCCTCCATCCAGTAGGTACAGTTCAGGGTAGAAGAGACTAGGGTAGGATGGGCGATGAATGTCTCGGTCACGATTACGCAAGAATCGGCACCTGTAAAACAAAGGATGACGTTCAGGTTAGCAGATCCTTAACCCAGAGAATCCTTTTGCGAGCAGCATTCCAAGTATTCTGCAAACCCATGCATTGATGAACGGGTTGTTTACAGGGTAATGGCTTAGCCTGCATAGCAAGGGTTGCCGTGTTCTTCGAGGATAAAGAAACCCAGAGTAATAGTCTATTTCCTTCATTTTTACAATTTCGGTAGGCTATTCCTGATCACCTTATAAATCAAGTGGTTCCTGtaaccaagaaaaaaaaattgtggaaAGGAAAAGCCAACTCACATGTCAGGTCCGCGTTTGGACGAGAATTCGCAATGGAAGATGACGACGACTCGCTTGCCTTCCTTGCACTTGGGTGTGTCGATGAACTGTTTTAACATCTCGTCCTTGGTGTAGATATTAATGGCGCCCTGGAAAACAGCACAACTTGTTTTATTCTAAACATGTGGCAACCTAAAAAGACATTGTAAGGCTTAGGGAAAACAGTCCTTTTCATTTGTCCATGTACTGATTCACATGTGTGCAAACCACAGAATTCCcaacattcggaaacaaaacaTATCCCTAATGAGAGCCAGCTAGCAGGCTAAGAAACAATCGACATGGTTTGTTTGCATGGATTtcttctttgttttatttacatagatttttctttgttttatttgcatGTATTTCTTAATCGTTTTATTTACATGGATTACTTTATCGGtttacttgcatggattttctTCATGCGTTTGTTTGAACTGAATAACCCTTTTCCATCCCAgtttgatgatttttttttcactgtgTGTAGGCTGTACCTTGACATGTCCGCCATCAAACTCAAAGGGATAGCGGCAGTCAATAATGTAATACTCGTCAATCTCGTCCTTATAATCCCCGTTGATCAGCTTTGTCACCTGTAAGACAAGACATCTTGAACGTGAGTGCTAAACTCTTCTATTTCTATGGACACTTACATGCATCATTCTTGACCATAGATAGAAGTGATATGCTGTGGTGAATGCAGTCAGTTCAAATGTAATCGCTGTCCTTCTAAAAGGATCATGTTTTAACAGGGTTTCGGGTATACACCATTCCCCATTTGATCTGGTATACAACATTCAAAATAGGATTGCACTCAACTACGTGCCATTATatgcagtgcttcatgggtatcaactTAATAAGTACATTCTGTAAATATAAGCAGCCCAGGTTTTGAAAGTTATACTGTAGCATTCTTGTACATTCTGTAAAAAGCAGTCCAGGTTTTGATCAACTTTTATATATGTTACCCATGAACAACTGCAGGTTCAACAAAGGGATTCACAAGTGCAGCCTCCTTAAAATAGGTGCATGGCTCCTTAAACTTGACTTACAGTCTCTGGAGAAATGCATTTAAGGTCTTCATGTTGTCCAGTTATAGATGGCAGCACATACGTCTATAAAAGACAATATTCAAACTTTGACCAAGAGATGGCAGCACACACATCTTTAGATGCCAACAATATGGTTTAGCGTGTTAATTAAGCAAAATGTAAAGCTTTTTAGATAAGCCTAAAAAAGGCTCAAGCCATTAGTAGGCCTCTTCAACACCAGATTGCAGGCTGACATTAACAAACTAGACATCAAGGCTACCTACTACCCTACCGATTACAATGAAGAATACTCAACGCACCTTGCTAAAATCTCCTATTAGATTTCTGTTGCTCTCTGCAATAGAAAGATACCACATACATTTAAATATGAGCAGCTTTATACAGTAGGCAAGACCTTCATACCTGTGCTCAGCTTCCTGCAACAACATACAACAGACATTAGCATAAGAACTGTGTATTTGCATAAGACTATACCTGTCCCAAGGAAAGTGCCAATCTGCCAGTTTGGCCGGTTCTCGAAAACCTCAGAGTTTGATCTTTGAAAGGGGCTACGCTTTGGTAAATTGCCAGGCCGGGTCTGTAATGAATAAAGCAAACAAGTTTAATAACCCAGAAATGGACCTGCAGATGGTGGTTCAAAAtgggaaaaagaaagaatggaATTTCATATGAAGGGGGCAAAGTCACTCAAAGTCAGAATGATCAACTCAAAACATTGCATACTGAGTAGTACAAAAAGAACATCTAGTTAAACGTAATAATTTGCCTCTTGCATGGGTATTACTGATAGGTATTCGAAGCAAATGCTAGAAAAGCACATCTAATGACCCAGGGATACATATCTACATGTGCCCAATTATAGGACAAGCCCCCTGAAATACAAATTCTACAACATTGCGTACCAGCAGGGCCGGACTGAGACCAGAGTTGCTTTCCACCAGGGACATGCATCTTTGTCTATACAAACAGAGTTTTAGTTAGAAAACATATGATACAGCACACACATAATGTAATTCAATGATACCTTAATCTTTTCTTCTCCATAGGGTTTGGATCACGGGGTGGGTTTGGTCTCTGTTGGAAGAAGAAATTTAATGATaaggaaaaaataatgagTGGTACAGTATCTGAATCAAAGAGGGGGGATTTGATTTCCATTGTATGAGGTACAACAAGGACAACAAATGTGAAAAGGAGGAATTACTACCTTGAGAGCAAATGATTTAGATCTTGGTCTGGTCTTTTCCTTGTCTCCTGCAGTATTGAACAAGTCTCTGGGTCGTGCCTCTGCATTTATTTGCTGATAACAAAAGCACAAAAATACATATCACATACCAAGAAAGACTATGAGTGGGTTGATCCTAAGGAATGTGTCTGTTGGAATTGCTGCAAGTGGTAGTGCCAAGTAACCCTGTGTGGCAAAATTTAACAGACTTTCTTTACACATTTTCTCTGCATTGATTGTCCTCTATGTAATTCACCTTTCAGATATCTTTGTCAAAT contains the following coding sequences:
- the LOC5511510 gene encoding tyramine receptor 1 codes for the protein MMNTSANLTTGMHGLTTISTTPENLVAAVFVAILMFFTLFGNIIVISCFYTFQDLRTICNYFVVSLSVADILVALVAMPFWLHVQVMNNMWTLSRTLRRFWDCIDILCGTASIMNLTAVSIDRMLAIAVPFRYPHILTPKRAVALIICVWGYAMSVGGARVTDWPGRSFLYFVSVVCFFFPLTIVIIMYIVIFVVVRIQVKRIGKNSIVRASEMKAAKTIAVVIGGFLICWLPFFTMVLGYAYDPSFDPPFALFNVIKWLEYFNSCLNPLIYACMNRLYRRAFRRLFKRCYLRLSNRAGASNVLQYLSQGPRGSLLTTTVYDTNSGPQERTKV
- the LOC5511488 gene encoding M-phase inducer phosphatase 1: MAGFCRQRADSFTLDFQNSSGDVAPNAVLSPITELSMNFEHNSISMGKTPKRKLSLSNCDNASPSPCFLRTMSNESGYCPDSPMWPSCESPTIELLRSTADMKKSFHLRRPSFRRWNSSPAGCDESDKENINSPLVLQLDGCEGEGEADQKEEFVFARPRVPSFVRRFSKGRLPPQRSLSDPLSEQVSPARSDSVDSGAGDMDIDDVEAGDDGFIDDLVNAQEEKDMNMPQGMANLLSAPLVSSNCSPVTGTSSFTLLKGDTPKQINAEARPRDLFNTAGDKEKTRPRSKSFALKRPNPPRDPNPMEKKRLRQRCMSLVESNSGLSPALLTRPGNLPKRSPFQRSNSEVFENRPNWQIGTFLGTESNRNLIGDFSKTYVLPSITGQHEDLKCISPETVTKLINGDYKDEIDEYYIIDCRYPFEFDGGHVKGAINIYTKDEMLKQFIDTPKCKEGKRVVVIFHCEFSSKRGPDMCRFLRNRDRDIHRPSYPSLFYPELYLLDGGYKNFFNTCKEHCEPQNYVLMLDENYSNDLKLFSKRSKSWSEGQGKKSFRPGLNYR